One Vanessa atalanta chromosome 8, ilVanAtal1.2, whole genome shotgun sequence genomic window carries:
- the LOC125065764 gene encoding glutaminyl-peptide cyclotransferase-like, with protein sequence MSYIVTTLFITVLCFTFINTDTPLKFYQEKDFHEAQELTDENIKDIAQLSDRQQFKKVLDEILIPRVVGTPNHEKVGNYIANEMRGLGWDVTEDVFPDKTPVFGTLNFKNIIAKLNPNADRYLVLACHYDSKYTREHVFVGATDSAVPCAMMINLAAVMSKQLDKLKSSSPSLMFIFFDGEEAFRQWGPKDSIYGARHLAKMWHGTPYKDGANHLQRMDVLVLLDLLGCPDPVFYSYFKSTEKWYLRMAAAEQRLAELGQMSVYSQGKAEQTYFRLSSSNAVIEDDHIPFMRRDVDILHIIPNPFPQIWHTAHDDMTALDFNTIDNLNKIFRVFVSEYLHLTP encoded by the exons atgtcttatatAGTTACAACTTTATTCATAACAGTGCTATGTTTTACCTTCATAAACACGGACACACCATTGAAGTTTTACCAAGAAAAG GATTTCCATGAAGCTCAAGAACTAACAGATGAAAACATCAAAGATATAGCCCAATTGTCTGATAGACAACAGTTTAAGAAGGTTCTAGATGAAATTCTAATACCGAGAGTAGTTGGTACTCCTAACCATGAAAAAGTTGGTAATTACATAGCCAACGAGATGAGAGGCCTAGGTTGGGATGTCACTGAAGATGTGTTCCCCGATAAGACCCCCGTTTTCGGGACATTAAATTTCAAGAACATCATCGCCAAATTAAATCCTAATGCCGACAGGTATTTGGTATTGGCCTGCCATTACGACAGCAAGTATACAAGAGAACATGTTTTTGTCG GGGCGACTGATTCTGCCGTGCCTTGTGCTATGATGATCAATCTTGCTGCGGTTATGTCGAAGCAGTTGGATAAGTTGAAGAGTTCATCACCAAGTCTTATGTTTATATTCTTCGACGGTGAAGAGGCGTTCAGGCAATGGGGCCCCAAAGACTCTATTTATGGTGCCAGGCATTTAGCCAAGATGTGGCACGGGACTCCGTACAAGGATGGTGCTAACCATTTGCAAAGAATG GATGTATTAGTTCTTTTGGATCTTCTCGGCTGTCCCGATCCAGTATTCTACAGCTACTTCAAGTCCACTGAAAAATGGTACTTACGAATGGCAGCCGCTGAACAACGGTTAGCGGAACTCGGGCAGATGTCGGTGTATTCGCAGGGCAAAGCTGAACAAACCTACTTCAGGCTCTCTAGCTCGAACGCAGTCATCGAGGACGACCATATACCGTTTATGAGGAGAG acgTGGATATTCTTCACATAATCCCGAATCCGTTCCCACAAATATGGCACACGGCCCACGACGATATGACAGCGCTGGATTTCAATACCATAGACAACCTTAACAAGATCTTCCGAGTGTTTGTGTCTGAATATCTTCACTTAACACCCTAG
- the LOC125065937 gene encoding sucrose-6-phosphate hydrolase-like translates to MDIPVFFIILWVLILPGDFSDLGHVKSFLNRNKRFLKKKYRPIYHITAPEGWISNPTGFTYYKRQYHIFFQYHPYDGAWDHVSWGHAVSDNLIDWIHIPTALMPKDHYDRHGCLAGCALVHKNLLTLFYTGNVLSGYESFQTQNVAISDDGIFFQKYLFNPIIRESPSEIGEFRNPKVWRSRNIWYMIVGTTSRERNGQLVLYTSRDMFNWVLNGTLVNSYGDMGNMWENPDLFELDGYHVLIISVQGIEADGWKFLNVYQTGYILGHFNYAKNQFDDMEVSIATFNQLDYGHDFYTVKTMRANDGRRLLIGWLGMWESDFIESAFGWASMLTMVRELRINKNGRILMKPIEEIIQLREELIENAWYKPGEFFQAESQSFELLVNSTSVFSDVELIFEWKFGRFSIGYFAEHGYISVDRGGIDGVRKAYWSPVDHVHLRIFVDSSSIEVFCGDGDVVFSSRIYPSNICVRIAGYSEVHIMQYKLRRSIGFDKNLSRQVNNNLINSYIY, encoded by the coding sequence ATGGATATACCTGTTTTTTTCATCATATTGTGGGTTTTAATTTTACCTGGAGACTTTAGTGATCTTGGACAtgtgaaatcatttttaaatcgcAACAAACGTTTTCTAAAAAAGAAATACCGACCTATTTATCATATAACAGCACCAGAAGGTTGGATCAGTAACCCTACTGGATTTACCTATTACAAGAGGcagtatcatatattttttcagtatcATCCATATGATGGGGCATGGGATCATGTGAGTTGGGGACATGCTGTCAGTGACAATTTGATAGATTGGATACATATTCCAACAGCATTGATGCCAAAAGATCATTATGATAGGCATGGTTGCCTGGCAGGTTGTGCATTAGTGCATAAGAACTTGCTGACATTATTCTATACGGGTAATGTATTATCCGGCTATGAATCATTCCAAACACAAAACGTAGCTATAAGTGATGATGGTATattctttcaaaaatatctatttaaccCTATTATAAGAGAATCACCGAGTGAAATAGGAGAGTTCAGAAATCCTAAAGTCTGGCGTTCCCGTAACATTTGGTACATGATTGTTGGAACAACATCCCGAGAAAGAAATGGTCAGCTAGTTTTATATACCTCAAGAGACATGTTTAATTGGGTATTAAATGGTACATTGGTAAATTCATATGGAGATATGGGTAATATGTGGGAAAATCCAGATTTATTTGAACTAGACGGCTACCATGTCCTAATTATTTCAGTCCAAGGAATAGAAGCGGATGGGTGGAAGTTCCTAAATGTATACCAGACAGGATATATTCTAGGACATTTCAATTACGCTAAAAATCAGTTTGATGATATGGAAGTTTCTATAGCGACTTTTAATCAACTCGATTATGGACATGATTTTTACACTGTTAAAACAATGCGCGCTAATGATGGGAGGAGATTGTTAATAGGGTGGTTGGGAATGTGGGAAAGTGACTTTATTGAATCTGCCTTTGGTTGGGCAAGCATGCTAACGATGGTTCGAGAATTACGCATAAACAAAAACGGtcgaattttaatgaaacctaTCGAGGAAATTATTCAACTTAGGGAAGAATTAATAGAAAACGCTTGGTATAAACCAGGAGAATTTTTTCAAGCAGAAAGTCAATCCTTTGAGTTATTAGTTAATTCAACTTCAGTCTTTTCAGATGTTGAACTTATATTCGAATGGAAGTTTGGTCGATTTAGTATTGGATATTTTGCAGAACATGGATACATTAGTGTAGATCGAGGTGGTATTGACGGTGTACGAAAAGCGTATTGGTCACCCGTTGATCACGTTCACTTACGAATTTTCGTTGATTCCAGTTCGATAGAAGTATTTTGTGGAGATGGTGACGTTGTCTTCTCTAGCAGAATATATCCAAGTAATATATGTGTACGAATAGCTGGATATTCTGAAGTCCACATAATGCAATATAAGTTAAGACGTAGCATAGGTTTTGATAAAAACCTTAGTCGACAAGTAAACAATAATCTGATAAACtcctatatatattaa
- the LOC125065643 gene encoding uncharacterized protein LOC125065643 isoform X1, translating into MVETIQMNVECLYLLKEGQNEVYVNNCQLLKQHQINGLRFLFMLFKKNKPGAIINFPHHCGKSVTVALFLYAVRNLLEKPVLILCKNENEMYIWRESLLRWTDFNNDDVIIESSKVLKGKKIFIKNIDNLASYQQHSWSIVIIKDDSINKEISRISNAQYKIWISSTDMKKDLTMMAFIYDWLYPKLKISVKDFIPSGNNPREHYLKSIYLDTFLEDFVIREENIKQFDKAKNSLTSDLITNQINENKSKESRKNKDDTGTKIKRSKIIMGDDLMGLPNKNECIATNHDTKNKNIVVNNSDEHNEFKVNDTLIKNLRNDKVREYNEPNVGNSIEYRHNASEVFTADMEYDINTTMEIDFTEPMSFGNAIDEVVKNENNKLEENSFPNSTKLAIDLKNNQIDLEGDIKKDTVDNTGKKEGVLDNYLNISQSKQNVSKENYKDNIEKVGTVDEDRAQLNESIQGHKDVDTMLSELEERTLKKFKGSLLDSIF; encoded by the exons ATGGTTGAAACAATTCAAATGAATGTTGAATGTCTATATTTACTAAAGGAAGGACAAAATgaagtttatgtaaataattgtcaACTTTTAAAACAACATCAGATAAATGGATTGAGATTTCTTTTTATGCTATTTAAAAAG AACAAGCCGGGTGCAATCATAAATTTTCCACATCACTGTGGCAAATCCGTTACTGTTGCATTATTCTTATATgcagtaagaaatttattaGAGAAGCCTGTGTTAATACTGTGTAagaatgaaaatgaaatgtatatatgGAGAGAAAGTTTGTTAAGATGGACTGATTTTAATAATG ATGATGTAATAATAGAATCCTCAAAGGTATTAAAAGGCAAAAAGatctttatcaaaaatatagatAACCTAGCATCATATCAACAACACAGTTGGAGCATTGTCATAATCAAAGATGACTCAATCAACAAGGAAATATCTCGGATATCTAATgctcaatataaaatatggatTTCATCTACTGATATGAAG aaggATCTTACTATGATGGCCTTTATTTACGATTGGCTGTATCCAAAACTAAAGATCAGTGTCAAGGATTTTATACCTAGTGGCAATAACCCTAGAGAACATTATCTGAAGTCTATATATCTAGATACATTTCTAGAGGATTTTGTTATAAGggaagaaaatataaaacaatttgataaaGCAAAG AATTCTTTAACATCAGATTTAATTACgaatcaaataaatgaaaataaatcaaaggaAAGCAGAAAAAATAAAGATGACACAGGAACAAAAATCAAAAGATCGAAAATAATTATGGGTGATGATTTAATGGGACtgccaaataaaaatgaatgtatagCAACCAATCAtgatacgaaaaataaaaacattgtagtCAATAACAGTGATGAACACAACGAATTTAAAGTTAatgatacattaattaaaaatttaaggaaTGATAAAGTTAGAGAATATAATGAACCTAACGTTGGTAACTCTATTGAGTATAGACATAATGCAAGTGAAGTTTTTACTGCAGACATGGAATATGATATAAACACGACAATGGAAATAGATTTTACAGAACCAATGAGCTTCGGTAATGCTATTGATGAAgttgttaaaaatgaaaataataaactggAGGAAAATTCATTTCCAAATTCAACCAAACTAgctatagatttaaaaaataatcagatTGATTTAGAAGGggatattaaaaaagatactgTTGATAATACAGGCAAGAAAGAAGGggttttagataattatttaaatatatcacagaGTAAACAAAATGTAAGTAAGGAAAACTATAAGGACAATATAGAAAAGGTAGGAACGGTAGATGAAGATAGGGCACAATTAAACGAATCTATCCAAGGTCACAAAGACGTGGACACAATGTTATCAGAGTTAGAAGAAAGAACGCTGAAAAAATTCAAAGGATCGTTATTAGAtagcatattttaa
- the LOC125065643 gene encoding uncharacterized protein LOC125065643 isoform X2, with product MVETIQMNVECLYLLKEGQNEVYVNNCQLLKQHQINGLRFLFMLFKKNKPGAIINFPHHCGKSVTVALFLYAVRNLLEKPVLILCKNENEMYIWRESLLRWTDFNNDDVIIESSKVLKGKKIFIKNIDNLASYQQHSWSIVIIKDDSINKEISRISNAQYKIWISSTDMKDLTMMAFIYDWLYPKLKISVKDFIPSGNNPREHYLKSIYLDTFLEDFVIREENIKQFDKAKNSLTSDLITNQINENKSKESRKNKDDTGTKIKRSKIIMGDDLMGLPNKNECIATNHDTKNKNIVVNNSDEHNEFKVNDTLIKNLRNDKVREYNEPNVGNSIEYRHNASEVFTADMEYDINTTMEIDFTEPMSFGNAIDEVVKNENNKLEENSFPNSTKLAIDLKNNQIDLEGDIKKDTVDNTGKKEGVLDNYLNISQSKQNVSKENYKDNIEKVGTVDEDRAQLNESIQGHKDVDTMLSELEERTLKKFKGSLLDSIF from the exons ATGGTTGAAACAATTCAAATGAATGTTGAATGTCTATATTTACTAAAGGAAGGACAAAATgaagtttatgtaaataattgtcaACTTTTAAAACAACATCAGATAAATGGATTGAGATTTCTTTTTATGCTATTTAAAAAG AACAAGCCGGGTGCAATCATAAATTTTCCACATCACTGTGGCAAATCCGTTACTGTTGCATTATTCTTATATgcagtaagaaatttattaGAGAAGCCTGTGTTAATACTGTGTAagaatgaaaatgaaatgtatatatgGAGAGAAAGTTTGTTAAGATGGACTGATTTTAATAATG ATGATGTAATAATAGAATCCTCAAAGGTATTAAAAGGCAAAAAGatctttatcaaaaatatagatAACCTAGCATCATATCAACAACACAGTTGGAGCATTGTCATAATCAAAGATGACTCAATCAACAAGGAAATATCTCGGATATCTAATgctcaatataaaatatggatTTCATCTACTGATATGAAG gATCTTACTATGATGGCCTTTATTTACGATTGGCTGTATCCAAAACTAAAGATCAGTGTCAAGGATTTTATACCTAGTGGCAATAACCCTAGAGAACATTATCTGAAGTCTATATATCTAGATACATTTCTAGAGGATTTTGTTATAAGggaagaaaatataaaacaatttgataaaGCAAAG AATTCTTTAACATCAGATTTAATTACgaatcaaataaatgaaaataaatcaaaggaAAGCAGAAAAAATAAAGATGACACAGGAACAAAAATCAAAAGATCGAAAATAATTATGGGTGATGATTTAATGGGACtgccaaataaaaatgaatgtatagCAACCAATCAtgatacgaaaaataaaaacattgtagtCAATAACAGTGATGAACACAACGAATTTAAAGTTAatgatacattaattaaaaatttaaggaaTGATAAAGTTAGAGAATATAATGAACCTAACGTTGGTAACTCTATTGAGTATAGACATAATGCAAGTGAAGTTTTTACTGCAGACATGGAATATGATATAAACACGACAATGGAAATAGATTTTACAGAACCAATGAGCTTCGGTAATGCTATTGATGAAgttgttaaaaatgaaaataataaactggAGGAAAATTCATTTCCAAATTCAACCAAACTAgctatagatttaaaaaataatcagatTGATTTAGAAGGggatattaaaaaagatactgTTGATAATACAGGCAAGAAAGAAGGggttttagataattatttaaatatatcacagaGTAAACAAAATGTAAGTAAGGAAAACTATAAGGACAATATAGAAAAGGTAGGAACGGTAGATGAAGATAGGGCACAATTAAACGAATCTATCCAAGGTCACAAAGACGTGGACACAATGTTATCAGAGTTAGAAGAAAGAACGCTGAAAAAATTCAAAGGATCGTTATTAGAtagcatattttaa